In Flavobacterium lacustre, a genomic segment contains:
- a CDS encoding M16 family metallopeptidase, which translates to MKKTSIIIFILFVTGIMQAQDRTQPKPGTSPVVNIKKPQTFVLANGLKVMIVENNKLPRVSYSLTLDNAPFAEGNKKGVDELTSSLIGNGSKKTLKDAFNEEVDFLGANINFSSQGAYASSLSKYAQRILELMAEGALHPNFTPEEFDKEKAKLIESLKADEKSVPAIANRVVDVLAFGKSHPSGEFMTEETIKKVTLADIETNYTNYFVPENAYLVIIGDVKYKKIKPLVEKLFSSWQKRSAPKLTYSAPENVAFTQINFVDVPNAVQSEISLVNTLNLKMGDPDFFPAVIANQVLGGDFNSYLNMNLREKHAWTYGANSIIGSGKYVTKFKATSAVRNVVTDSAVVEFIKEIKKIRTEKVSDDVLGNVKAGYIGRFVMQVEKPQAVARYALNIETENLPADFYEKYIQTINAVTADDVLRVANKYFLLENTRIVIAGKGSEVIPALERLKIPMLFFDKYGSPLEKPVFKKDVPAGVTVKTVLDNYIKAIGGDKAVAAVKTIAMTGSTTIPQAPTPLSFTSKIDAKGKLNVEISMGGMSLMKQVVSEKGAYIIQQGQRKDLEGAELAEMKASATPFEELQLAKKAGLLLDGIEPLNGSDAFAVKNGKTTYYYDVVSGLKVAEAKTLEQGGQTMTQITNFGDYRVVKGVKVPFNIIQNVGFELNIKMSDVKINEGVSDADFK; encoded by the coding sequence ATGAAAAAAACAAGTATAATAATATTCATTTTGTTCGTAACAGGAATTATGCAGGCACAAGATCGTACACAACCGAAACCTGGAACTTCCCCAGTCGTAAATATCAAAAAACCGCAAACCTTTGTTTTGGCAAACGGGTTGAAAGTGATGATTGTCGAAAATAATAAATTGCCGAGAGTTTCTTATAGTTTGACTTTAGACAACGCTCCTTTTGCCGAAGGAAATAAAAAAGGAGTTGACGAGTTGACCAGCAGTTTAATTGGTAACGGAAGTAAAAAAACACTAAAAGATGCCTTCAATGAAGAAGTAGATTTTTTAGGGGCAAATATCAATTTTAGTTCTCAAGGCGCTTATGCGAGTTCGCTTTCAAAATATGCGCAAAGAATTTTAGAGTTAATGGCCGAAGGTGCTTTGCATCCCAATTTCACTCCAGAAGAGTTTGATAAAGAAAAAGCTAAATTGATAGAAAGCCTTAAAGCGGATGAGAAAAGTGTTCCTGCAATTGCTAATAGAGTAGTAGACGTGTTAGCTTTTGGTAAAAGTCATCCATCAGGGGAGTTCATGACCGAAGAAACAATCAAGAAAGTTACTTTGGCCGATATTGAAACAAATTACACCAATTATTTTGTTCCCGAAAATGCTTATTTAGTAATCATTGGAGATGTAAAGTATAAAAAAATTAAGCCACTTGTTGAAAAATTATTCAGTTCTTGGCAAAAAAGAAGTGCGCCAAAATTGACCTATTCCGCACCAGAAAATGTAGCTTTTACTCAAATTAATTTTGTAGATGTGCCTAATGCTGTTCAGTCAGAAATTTCATTGGTCAATACCTTGAATTTAAAAATGGGCGACCCTGATTTCTTTCCTGCTGTAATTGCAAACCAAGTGCTTGGAGGGGATTTTAACAGTTATTTGAATATGAATTTGCGTGAAAAACACGCTTGGACATATGGCGCTAATTCGATAATTGGAAGTGGCAAATATGTAACTAAATTCAAAGCAACATCAGCAGTAAGAAACGTGGTTACGGATAGTGCGGTTGTAGAATTTATCAAAGAAATCAAGAAAATCAGAACCGAGAAAGTTTCAGACGATGTTTTGGGTAATGTGAAAGCGGGTTATATCGGGCGTTTTGTAATGCAAGTAGAAAAACCACAAGCGGTAGCTCGTTATGCTTTGAATATTGAAACTGAAAACTTACCGGCAGATTTTTACGAAAAATACATTCAAACCATCAACGCGGTAACTGCAGATGATGTGCTTCGTGTAGCCAATAAATATTTCCTTTTGGAGAACACCCGAATTGTAATTGCAGGGAAAGGTTCAGAAGTAATTCCTGCTTTGGAACGATTAAAAATTCCAATGCTCTTTTTCGATAAATACGGAAGTCCATTAGAAAAACCTGTTTTCAAGAAAGACGTTCCTGCTGGTGTAACCGTTAAAACGGTTTTAGATAATTATATCAAAGCGATTGGTGGCGATAAAGCAGTTGCTGCTGTCAAAACGATTGCCATGACTGGATCAACTACAATTCCGCAAGCACCAACGCCATTGAGTTTTACTTCAAAAATTGATGCTAAAGGAAAATTAAATGTTGAAATAAGTATGGGTGGAATGAGCTTGATGAAACAAGTAGTTTCTGAAAAAGGAGCGTATATAATTCAACAAGGCCAACGTAAAGATTTGGAAGGAGCTGAATTGGCAGAAATGAAAGCGAGCGCAACTCCTTTTGAAGAATTGCAACTTGCCAAGAAAGCAGGATTGCTTCTTGACGGTATCGAACCTTTGAATGGAAGCGATGCTTTTGCTGTAAAAAATGGCAAAACTACTTATTACTATGATGTCGTTTCGGGACTTAAAGTTGCAGAAGCAAAAACATTGGAACAAGGTGGTCAAACGATGACTCAAATCACTAATTTTGGAGATTACAGAGTAGTAAAAGGAGTGAAAGTCCCTTTTAATATCATCCAAAATGTAGGTTTTGAATTGAATATAAAAATGTCGGATGTTAAGATAAACGAAGGCGTATCGGATGCTGATTTTAAATAG
- a CDS encoding M16 family metallopeptidase: MKKSIMMLSAALMLGGVASAQKVAFEEYDLDNGMHVILHNDSSAPVVVTSVMYHVGSKDENPDRTGFAHFFEHLLFEGTQNIKRGEWMKIVTANGGTNNANTSDDRTYYYEVFPSNNLELALWMESERLMHPVINKIGVDTQNEVVKEEKRTSFDNRPYGNILTVVKENMFKNHPYRWTTIGSMKDLDAATLEEFQAFNKKFYTPNNSVLVVAGDFEKGQAKEWIQKYFGPIQKGVTVTKQTFVEEPITETIKATYEDPNIQIPMLVASYRTPSMKTRDARVLDLISSYLSDGKSSKLYKKIVDDKKMALQIGAVGFSQEDYGMYILYGLPMGTNTSADLLKEIDEEIVKIQTELISEKDFQKLQNKFDNNFVNANASVEGIAENLATYYLLYKDVNLINTEIELLHSITREEIREVAKKYLNPNQRLVLDYVPSKEKAQN; the protein is encoded by the coding sequence ATGAAAAAATCAATAATGATGTTAAGTGCTGCGCTTATGCTCGGAGGAGTTGCTTCAGCTCAAAAAGTAGCTTTTGAAGAATATGATTTAGACAACGGAATGCATGTAATCCTGCATAACGATTCTTCTGCGCCGGTGGTGGTTACTTCGGTAATGTATCACGTAGGTTCAAAAGATGAAAATCCGGACCGAACTGGTTTTGCCCACTTTTTTGAACATTTATTGTTCGAAGGAACACAAAACATCAAACGTGGTGAGTGGATGAAAATTGTTACTGCCAATGGCGGAACGAATAATGCCAATACTTCGGATGACAGAACCTATTATTATGAAGTCTTTCCTTCAAATAATTTAGAATTAGCGCTTTGGATGGAATCCGAACGATTGATGCATCCTGTGATTAATAAAATAGGGGTAGATACTCAAAATGAAGTGGTAAAAGAAGAAAAAAGAACCAGTTTTGATAATCGTCCTTACGGAAATATCCTTACGGTGGTTAAAGAAAACATGTTTAAAAATCATCCGTACCGATGGACTACTATTGGTTCCATGAAAGATTTAGACGCTGCTACTTTAGAAGAATTTCAGGCTTTCAACAAAAAATTCTACACACCAAATAATTCTGTTTTGGTAGTGGCGGGAGATTTTGAGAAAGGACAAGCGAAAGAATGGATTCAAAAATACTTTGGGCCTATCCAAAAAGGAGTAACGGTGACCAAACAGACCTTTGTAGAAGAGCCAATAACAGAAACTATCAAAGCAACTTATGAGGATCCAAATATACAAATTCCAATGTTGGTGGCTTCTTACAGAACGCCTTCGATGAAAACCAGAGATGCCCGAGTTCTAGATTTGATTTCTTCTTATTTGAGCGATGGAAAAAGTTCTAAATTATACAAAAAGATTGTTGACGACAAAAAAATGGCATTGCAAATTGGAGCAGTTGGTTTTAGTCAAGAAGATTACGGGATGTACATTTTATATGGTTTGCCAATGGGAACTAATACTTCGGCAGATTTGTTGAAAGAAATTGACGAAGAAATTGTGAAAATTCAAACCGAATTGATTTCGGAGAAAGATTTCCAAAAATTACAAAATAAGTTTGATAATAATTTTGTCAATGCCAATGCAAGCGTTGAAGGAATTGCAGAGAATTTAGCAACCTATTATTTACTGTATAAAGATGTAAATCTAATCAATACCGAAATCGAATTATTGCATTCGATTACTCGTGAAGAAATTAGAGAAGTGGCGAAAAAATATTTAAACCCAAATCAGAGATTGGTTTTAGATTACGTTCCATCCAAAGAAAAAGCTCAAAACTAA
- the rplU gene encoding 50S ribosomal protein L21, producing MYAIVEIAGQQFKVSKDLKVYVHRLANEEGSKVSFDKVLLLDDNGNVTLGAPAIEGASVEAKVLQHLKGDKVIVFKKKRRKGYKKRNGHRQYLTQIVIEGITAAGAKKAAPKKAAVEATTEEVEAPKKKVAKAKKEDTQE from the coding sequence ATGTATGCAATCGTAGAGATAGCAGGGCAACAATTTAAAGTAAGCAAAGACTTAAAGGTTTATGTTCACCGTTTGGCTAATGAAGAAGGTTCAAAAGTTTCTTTTGACAAAGTTCTTTTATTAGACGATAACGGAAATGTAACTTTAGGCGCCCCAGCTATAGAAGGTGCTTCAGTAGAAGCTAAAGTGTTACAACACTTAAAAGGAGATAAAGTTATCGTTTTCAAAAAGAAAAGAAGAAAAGGATACAAAAAGAGAAATGGTCACAGACAATATCTTACTCAAATTGTAATTGAAGGTATTACTGCAGCAGGTGCTAAAAAAGCAGCTCCTAAAAAAGCAGCAGTTGAAGCAACTACAGAAGAAGTTGAAGCTCCTAAGAAAAAAGTAGCTAAAGCTAAAAAAGAAGATACTCAAGAATAA
- the rpmA gene encoding 50S ribosomal protein L27, which translates to MAHKKGVGSSKNGRESESKRLGVKIFGGQAAIAGNIIVRQRGSKHNPGENVYISKDHTLHARVDGVVKFQKKRDNKSYVSILPFEA; encoded by the coding sequence ATGGCTCACAAGAAAGGTGTCGGTAGTTCTAAGAATGGTAGAGAATCAGAATCTAAACGTTTAGGTGTTAAGATTTTTGGAGGTCAAGCTGCTATTGCTGGGAACATCATCGTAAGACAAAGAGGTTCAAAACATAATCCAGGTGAAAACGTTTACATTAGTAAAGATCACACCCTACACGCAAGAGTAGATGGAGTTGTTAAGTTCCAAAAGAAAAGAGATAATAAATCTTATGTTTCTATCCTTCCATTCGAAGCATAA
- a CDS encoding outer membrane beta-barrel protein: MFSFYVNAQNSFILKGKVLNINTQLPLESASVYITTVKDSTVLEYTLTDKNGDFNFVVKKYEKPVFLKVTYMGFETFTEELKDLTANKYFNKVYLFELLNTLNEVTIKGQEPPVRIKNDTIEFKASLFKVRPDANVETLLKQLPGLEIDTDGKIIANGKEVVQVLINGKPFFDRDGVMALKNLPADIINKIQVSDFKTKKEEYSKDQAASDNSSINLTIDEDKNKGYFGKFLGGYGTDDRYESSFIVNFFNNNRKISLLGSSNNINAPGFSMDEVFDSMGGGRNSRRTAVNRGQASGITKSNLFGMNYSDELFSNLQVNANYNYSDTHTDNLSKSNSLNFRPDGNFITKSSSKTDNRNTSNKVNVELEYKISPTMRLFVAPKFSTSVSGSNPQSYSLSTLEDGTETNAFVSNSINLNETNNFSNSINFNKSFEKKAQNLSIVFNNNNNSSSSNGFVDSKTNFLTRNDSILRKQNNLSNGISDSYSAEIEYTEPVSDSIRFKIGVEYNFRNSINDTKSFEFNAADGAYSDLNQGQTTLITSKQNSIAPKAGIRFEKNKFTFDINSTTSIVQYDNNSNYLGESINLNRKYVMPYGSAQIRYKMDRSKFLTARYNYSQSLPSASELLPIENVSNTLNTVIGNPNLNPTETHSVNMNYRNSDLRTRSGYNLFVNGAFNNNDVISSATFDVDRKRTTNYENVSGTYSITGGGNWNKSIKQESNLLRYGLALNVNYFFSKGFTDGVLYGAKAMEIAPRVYLNYDYGEYFTIAPSYNFSYNETIYDIKALNPRLNVVHRINLQTTNYWLSNWTLGNDFGYTYNSINQDFYLWNISLSYAFLGKTFIARVKGYDVLNQNQSITRSISATSVSDNENTILKRYAMFSLTYKIQNFTGMKNPPGRNNRNVDGIERAELSGGGS, from the coding sequence ATGTTTTCTTTTTACGTTAATGCACAAAATAGTTTTATTTTAAAAGGAAAAGTACTTAATATCAATACCCAGCTTCCGTTAGAATCTGCTTCGGTATATATTACAACTGTGAAAGATTCCACAGTTTTAGAATATACTTTAACGGATAAAAATGGAGACTTCAATTTTGTAGTTAAAAAATATGAAAAACCCGTGTTTTTAAAAGTGACTTACATGGGATTTGAAACCTTTACTGAAGAACTAAAAGATCTTACAGCTAACAAATATTTCAATAAAGTCTATCTTTTTGAACTATTGAACACCCTTAATGAGGTTACAATAAAAGGACAAGAACCTCCTGTTCGAATTAAAAATGACACGATTGAATTTAAAGCCTCTTTGTTTAAAGTGCGTCCTGATGCAAATGTTGAAACATTATTAAAACAACTTCCGGGTCTTGAGATAGACACTGATGGAAAAATTATAGCAAATGGTAAGGAAGTAGTACAAGTTTTAATAAACGGAAAGCCCTTTTTTGACCGAGATGGAGTAATGGCATTAAAAAATCTTCCTGCAGACATAATTAATAAAATTCAGGTATCTGATTTTAAAACCAAAAAAGAAGAATATTCTAAAGATCAAGCTGCCTCTGATAATTCTAGTATCAACTTAACTATTGACGAAGATAAAAACAAAGGATATTTTGGTAAATTTCTGGGAGGCTATGGAACCGATGATCGGTATGAATCTAGTTTTATAGTAAACTTTTTTAATAATAATAGAAAGATAAGCCTATTAGGTTCTTCTAACAATATCAATGCTCCTGGGTTCTCTATGGATGAAGTCTTTGACAGCATGGGTGGTGGTCGAAACAGTAGAAGGACAGCCGTAAATAGAGGTCAAGCCAGCGGAATTACTAAATCAAATTTATTTGGAATGAACTATTCTGATGAACTATTTAGTAATTTACAGGTAAATGCTAATTACAATTATTCTGATACACATACTGATAATTTAAGCAAATCAAACTCACTTAATTTTCGGCCTGATGGTAATTTCATTACAAAATCAAGCTCTAAAACAGACAACAGAAACACCAGTAATAAGGTTAATGTAGAATTAGAATATAAAATATCGCCAACCATGCGATTGTTTGTTGCGCCAAAATTCAGTACTTCTGTCTCAGGAAGTAATCCCCAATCGTATAGTCTCTCTACTCTAGAAGATGGTACAGAAACAAATGCTTTCGTGTCAAATTCAATAAATTTAAATGAGACAAACAACTTTAGTAACTCAATTAACTTCAATAAATCATTCGAGAAAAAAGCACAAAATTTAAGTATAGTATTTAATAACAATAATAATAGTTCGAGTTCTAATGGGTTTGTAGATTCAAAAACAAATTTTTTAACCAGAAATGATAGTATTTTAAGAAAGCAAAATAATTTAAGCAACGGTATCAGTGATTCATATTCGGCCGAAATTGAATATACAGAACCTGTAAGTGATTCAATTCGTTTTAAAATAGGTGTGGAATACAATTTTCGAAACTCGATTAATGATACAAAATCCTTTGAATTTAATGCAGCGGATGGGGCTTACTCCGATTTAAATCAGGGGCAGACAACTCTCATTACTTCTAAACAAAATAGTATTGCGCCAAAGGCAGGAATTCGATTTGAAAAAAATAAATTTACTTTTGATATTAATTCTACAACATCTATCGTACAATATGACAACAACTCTAATTATCTAGGTGAGTCAATCAATTTGAACAGAAAATATGTCATGCCATACGGTAGTGCACAAATTAGATACAAAATGGATCGATCTAAATTTTTAACTGCCAGATACAACTACAGTCAGTCCCTTCCGTCGGCTTCAGAATTGCTTCCTATAGAAAATGTATCTAATACTTTAAATACGGTTATAGGAAATCCTAATTTAAATCCTACCGAAACGCATAGTGTAAATATGAACTATAGAAATTCTGATCTTCGCACACGATCAGGTTATAACTTATTCGTTAACGGTGCTTTCAATAATAATGATGTAATTTCTTCTGCTACTTTTGATGTTGATAGAAAAAGAACAACTAATTATGAAAACGTATCGGGAACTTACTCTATTACCGGAGGTGGTAACTGGAATAAATCTATCAAACAAGAATCTAATTTGTTGCGTTACGGATTGGCATTAAATGTAAATTATTTTTTTTCTAAAGGGTTTACGGATGGTGTTTTATATGGTGCAAAAGCTATGGAAATAGCTCCAAGAGTATATCTTAATTACGATTATGGAGAATATTTTACAATTGCCCCCTCTTATAATTTTTCGTATAACGAAACTATATATGATATTAAAGCACTTAATCCCAGATTGAATGTTGTTCATAGAATCAATCTTCAAACCACAAACTACTGGCTTTCAAACTGGACTTTGGGAAATGATTTTGGTTACACATACAATTCTATTAATCAAGATTTCTATCTGTGGAATATTAGTTTGTCTTATGCTTTCTTAGGTAAAACATTTATAGCCCGGGTAAAAGGATATGATGTTTTAAACCAAAACCAAAGCATTACAAGAAGTATTTCGGCAACATCAGTCAGCGACAACGAAAATACCATTTTAAAACGTTATGCGATGTTCTCCCTTACGTACAAAATTCAAAATTTTACCGGAATGAAGAATCCTCCTGGAAGAAACAACAGGAACGTTGACGGGATAGAAAGAGCGGAGCTTTCCGGTGGTGGTTCGTGA
- the ahcY gene encoding adenosylhomocysteinase has translation MSTATMPYVAFKVKDISLAAWGRKEIELAEAEMPGLMALRAEYKDEQPLAGARIAGCLHMTIQTAVLIETLIALGAEVTWSSCNIFSTQDQAAAAIAAAGIQVYAWKGLNEVDFDWCIEQTLFFGEDRKPLNMILDDGGDLTNMVIDRYPELVAGIKGLSEETTTGVHRLYERVKAGTLPMPAINVNDSVTKSKFDNKYGCKESAVDAVRRATDVMLAAKRVIVCGYGDVGKGTAASFRGAGSIVTVTEIDPICALQAAMDGFEVKKLDTVIATADIIITTTGNKDIVLGSHFEKMKDKTIVCNIGHFDNEIDMAWLNTNHGASKVEIKPQVDKYTIAGNDIIVLAEGRLVNLGCATGHPSFVMSNSFTNQTLAQIELWKNSAAYNNDVYMLPKHLDEKVAMLHLAKLGVELETLRVDQADYIGVPVEGPFKPEYYRY, from the coding sequence ATGAGTACAGCAACTATGCCTTATGTGGCTTTCAAAGTTAAAGACATTTCCCTGGCGGCTTGGGGAAGAAAAGAAATTGAATTAGCAGAAGCTGAAATGCCAGGTTTAATGGCGCTTCGTGCGGAGTACAAAGACGAACAACCACTTGCTGGTGCTCGTATTGCAGGATGTTTACATATGACAATCCAAACTGCGGTTTTGATTGAAACTTTAATCGCTCTTGGTGCTGAGGTGACTTGGAGTTCTTGTAACATTTTTTCTACACAAGATCAAGCTGCTGCTGCGATTGCTGCTGCAGGAATTCAAGTTTATGCTTGGAAAGGGTTGAATGAAGTAGATTTTGACTGGTGTATTGAGCAAACATTATTCTTTGGTGAAGACAGAAAACCATTGAATATGATTCTTGATGACGGTGGAGATTTGACAAATATGGTTATTGACCGTTACCCAGAATTAGTTGCAGGAATCAAAGGATTATCTGAAGAAACTACTACTGGAGTTCACAGATTGTACGAAAGAGTAAAAGCGGGAACATTGCCAATGCCTGCTATCAATGTTAATGACTCGGTTACTAAATCGAAATTTGATAACAAATACGGTTGTAAAGAATCTGCAGTTGATGCGGTTCGTCGTGCAACTGATGTTATGCTTGCTGCAAAAAGAGTAATCGTTTGTGGTTACGGTGACGTAGGTAAAGGAACTGCAGCTTCTTTTAGAGGTGCTGGTTCTATTGTTACGGTTACTGAAATTGACCCAATTTGTGCGCTTCAAGCTGCAATGGACGGTTTTGAAGTAAAAAAATTAGATACCGTTATTGCAACTGCTGACATTATCATTACAACGACTGGAAATAAAGATATCGTTTTGGGTTCTCATTTCGAAAAAATGAAAGACAAAACTATCGTTTGTAACATTGGGCATTTTGATAACGAAATTGATATGGCTTGGTTGAATACAAACCACGGTGCATCAAAAGTAGAGATCAAACCACAAGTAGACAAGTATACAATCGCTGGAAATGATATCATTGTTTTGGCTGAAGGTCGTTTGGTAAATCTTGGTTGTGCTACAGGTCACCCAAGTTTTGTAATGAGTAACTCATTTACAAACCAGACTTTGGCTCAAATCGAATTGTGGAAAAACAGTGCGGCATACAACAATGACGTGTACATGTTACCAAAACATTTGGATGAGAAAGTAGCAATGTTGCACTTAGCTAAACTTGGTGTTGAATTGGAAACGTTACGTGTAGATCAAGCAGATTATATCGGAGTTCCAGTTGAAGGTCCATTTAAACCAGAATATTACAGATATTAA
- a CDS encoding 4'-phosphopantetheinyl transferase family protein, whose translation MPLFKTINHNPNTQILIWKITEPFSELFEQVTLNETNAIRLNGMKSEIHQRAFLSVRKLMNLAGYTDFDLYYDRFGKPHLHDGKHISITHSHEFSALIISDETVGIDIELQREKILRIADKFTNSEFHYLEPEKLQDYIRKLTVIWGAKEAIFKIRNEKRISFKNHIKINTFEMEQEQTTAELHFDSLIKDFKIYFEELENFTLVYALEK comes from the coding sequence ATGCCTTTATTCAAAACCATAAACCACAATCCCAACACCCAAATCCTCATTTGGAAAATCACCGAACCTTTTTCGGAGTTATTCGAGCAGGTCACTTTAAACGAAACCAACGCGATTCGGTTAAACGGAATGAAATCCGAAATACACCAACGCGCTTTTCTTAGCGTACGAAAATTAATGAATCTTGCCGGCTACACCGACTTTGATTTGTATTACGACCGTTTTGGCAAACCTCATTTACATGACGGAAAACACATTTCCATCACACATTCGCATGAATTCTCTGCACTAATTATCAGCGACGAAACCGTAGGAATCGACATCGAATTGCAAAGAGAAAAAATCCTGCGAATTGCCGATAAATTTACAAATTCGGAATTTCATTATTTAGAACCCGAAAAATTACAAGACTATATCCGAAAACTAACCGTGATTTGGGGCGCCAAAGAAGCCATTTTCAAAATCCGAAATGAGAAAAGAATCAGCTTTAAAAACCACATCAAAATAAATACTTTCGAGATGGAACAAGAACAAACCACCGCCGAACTTCACTTTGACAGTCTGATCAAAGACTTCAAAATTTACTTTGAAGAACTGGAAAACTTCACTTTAGTTTATGCGCTTGAAAAATAA
- a CDS encoding geranylgeranylglyceryl/heptaprenylglyceryl phosphate synthase, with protein sequence MTTIYSDILKAKAKNEKLLAILLDPDKIVWSTLEDLISKINLSPATHIFIGGSLVKTTILDELIVRLKQKITLPIVLFPGNPSQISAEADAILFLSLISGRNPDYLIEHQVNAVPILKKTNLEIISTGYILIESGSETAVERVSKTKPLDRNNINYVVQTAQAGEMSGNKLIYLEAGSGAKKAVPLEMIKKTAENLAIPLVVGGGIIALQGIENAYAAGADIVVIGTAFEKDINFFNPNTTTND encoded by the coding sequence ATGACAACTATTTATTCCGATATCTTAAAAGCAAAAGCAAAAAACGAGAAATTGCTCGCTATTCTACTCGATCCGGATAAAATCGTCTGGAGCACATTAGAAGATTTAATCTCAAAAATTAATCTGTCGCCAGCCACTCACATTTTCATTGGCGGAAGCCTTGTCAAAACCACAATTCTGGACGAACTAATCGTTCGCTTAAAGCAAAAAATCACTTTGCCAATTGTTCTGTTCCCCGGAAATCCTTCCCAAATTTCAGCCGAAGCTGATGCAATTTTATTTCTTTCTCTAATTTCAGGACGAAATCCGGATTATTTAATAGAACATCAGGTAAATGCCGTTCCAATTCTAAAGAAAACCAATTTAGAAATCATTTCAACCGGCTACATTCTCATAGAAAGCGGAAGCGAAACTGCCGTAGAACGCGTTAGTAAAACCAAACCTTTAGACCGAAATAACATTAATTATGTCGTTCAAACTGCACAAGCAGGCGAAATGTCAGGCAATAAATTAATCTATTTAGAAGCTGGAAGTGGCGCAAAAAAAGCCGTTCCGTTAGAAATGATAAAAAAAACTGCAGAAAACCTCGCGATTCCTTTAGTAGTTGGAGGAGGAATTATAGCTTTACAAGGCATAGAAAATGCATATGCCGCAGGAGCTGACATAGTAGTTATTGGAACTGCTTTTGAAAAAGATATTAATTTTTTTAATCCTAATACCACAACAAATGATTGA
- the pnuC gene encoding nicotinamide riboside transporter PnuC, translating into MIEFFLNAYKDVPMSQIALEFVAFVFGILSVWYAKKENIWVYPTGLIATIITTYLLYIAGYLGDMMINGYFSIMSIYGWYKWAKKGEDDMNLPITRTNIKEKIIGVLLFLITIFVVFGIYTYYDYTIHKDNYVDIFTSGLFFTGMWYMAKKKIENWTLWIIGDLIVVPLYAYRGLGMLSLQYLIFTILAVSAYLEWKKTLNNSKKPELPKL; encoded by the coding sequence ATGATTGAGTTTTTTTTGAACGCATACAAAGATGTCCCAATGAGCCAAATTGCATTAGAGTTTGTGGCATTTGTATTTGGCATTTTAAGTGTATGGTATGCTAAAAAAGAAAATATCTGGGTCTATCCAACCGGTTTAATCGCAACAATAATCACAACTTACTTACTCTATATTGCAGGATATTTAGGCGACATGATGATTAATGGATATTTCAGCATCATGAGTATTTACGGATGGTACAAATGGGCAAAAAAAGGAGAAGACGACATGAATTTACCCATTACAAGAACCAATATTAAAGAAAAAATAATAGGAGTTCTATTGTTTTTAATTACAATTTTTGTAGTTTTCGGCATCTATACGTACTATGACTACACGATTCATAAAGACAATTATGTAGACATTTTTACTTCCGGACTATTTTTTACAGGAATGTGGTACATGGCAAAGAAGAAAATCGAGAATTGGACGCTTTGGATTATTGGAGACTTAATTGTTGTGCCGCTGTATGCCTATCGCGGACTGGGAATGTTGTCCTTACAGTATTTAATTTTTACAATTTTAGCTGTTTCAGCTTATTTAGAATGGAAGAAAACCTTAAACAACTCCAAAAAACCGGAGCTACCGAAATTATAA